atatatatatatatatatatatatgaccgACGAGTGTATGCACTCTTTATCTCAAAGGTATACTAAATATAGTATTGACaatttaatttcattaaatgtTTTATGCTCTAGAAATTGTCAGTGGAAGCAAATCTGAGATTGATgatcatatttaatataaagttGTTCTTACATATATGATtatatgaagaaaaataaaattcacagGAAATCTAATAATGAATTCTTCGCAAGAGTCTCGGCAACAAGATAATTCTTGTACTATGAtttaattagatttttttatcaGCATTTAATTAAATTGCTTGTTGACTCGTGTGCTCTAATTTAAGGCTGAATTTTGAATGGACATATTTGGATTTAAAGGGATATTAAAATGGAAGAAATTGAAGATCATTAATGCATTTTTGGGTTAGAATTAATTCAAATGACCTAAAAAGAACTATTGATATATTAGATTTGAGTTTCTAATTATCGTTTTGTTCTGGTTTCCAAAGGCACTATTTATTTGGATCCTAAATCCAGTTACAGCAAATCTGCGAACGTaccgataaaaaaaattctatcgAACTTGATAGAAATAAGTTACCATTTCACActttaaagaaaataatgtCCAATTGTATTTTACTCTCTATACAAGAAAAAACATAGCGAAAAAGCATGGGGTACTCTTGATATGAGTCAATTGGTcacttgaatatatatatatacacatatctGAAATTAACTTCGAAAATATTGGATATCAAAATTAAAGTTTTTGTAATTTGCAAAGGAAGGCCAACACGAGTAAACTTTGTAAACAAAGTGCATATATGGATTGAAGTAATCCCTTTTACTTTTCCTATGAAGTTACCCCTCTGACATTCTAAAATCAactcaataatatatatatatatgaaacatGCACAGACAGATTGGTTTGAAGTACAAATAATAAGTCAGATACAACACAACATGGATTCCCTTTATCTTTGTATTATTATCACCAAATCTGTTTGTAGCAAAGCATAAATCCATGCAGTTATCGTCCCTTCTTTCACTTTTCTTCCTTCATTAATTACTCAATGCTTCCAAAAATTTGCCACCAACTAAAAGGAATCAATCCATTTAAGTATTATAAACATACCCTTTTCTATTCATAAACAGAATATTGTTGCATCATTGAGTCTTAAGGGTTAACTGGGCGTCTTTTTGTTTCTTTCTCTGTGAATTAtttcacttttattttatttctcgaGTACATAAATAATACACtaattaatgaatattaattattgagcAAGAATGAGGAATATTCAGTAATATTTCTTAACAAACCTTAGACCTAGCTGTAGAATATATAATAACTATATANNNNNNNNNNNNNNNNNNNNNNNNNNNNNNNNNNNNNNNNNNNNNNNNNNNNNNNNNNNNNNNNNNNNNNNNNNNNNNNNNNNNNNNNNNNNNNNNNNNNNNNNNNNNNNNNNNNNNNNNNNNNNNNNNNNNNNNNNNNNNNNNNNNNNNNNNNNNNNNNNNNNNNNNNNNNNNNNNNNNNNNNNNNNNNNNNNNNNNNNNNNNNNNNNNNNNNNNNNNNNNNNNNNNNNNNNNNNNNNNNNNNNNNNNNNNNNNNNNNNNNNNNNNNNNNNNNNNNNNNNNNNNNNNNNNNNNNNNNNNNNNNNNNNNNNNNNNNNNNNNNNNNNNNNNNNNNNNNNNNNNNNNNNNNNNNNNNNNNNNNNNNNNNNNNNNNNNNNNNNNNNNNNNNNNNNNNNNNNNNNNNNNNNNNNNNNNNNNNNNNNNNNNNNNNNNNNNNNNNNNNNNNNNNNNNNNNNNNNNNNNNNNNNNNNNNNNNNNNNNNNNNNNNNNNNNNNNNNNNNNNNNatatataatttgaatattttgaatatttatcaGTTAGTTTATATTAAATCATTACAGATTTCATGTCTTGATATGGATAAAATTAATACCTTGCCCTTGATTATTTGTTAATCATGTTGGAACTTGTACATAGTTTTTGCACTTTGGCTCCTTccgattttatattatttactatatATCCGAATTATTGATGCGTACTTGGGTTTAAGATACTTATGGAATACAGCATAACAagccatatatatataacaagcaATACTCgatcaataataaaattattaatacagAATAGCCAGCCACCAGGCATATGCCTTGATTAAGAACATAGAAACAGACATTTCTCTTTGATATTATCGAAGATGAGTACAAATAAGTGTAAGAAAATACTACTTGCTGTCTGTCATTTTTAGGAAATTAACGAGAATTAACTATTTTCTGACGAATTGCAGAAACATTTTATTTAAGTGAAGTTGAAGCGAAGGATCAGAGCAGTGCACATGGGGGGATTCAGGTATGTTTATTTGTAACAGAGGAATTTAGAGAAAGCAATGTGTATAAATAAGATTGCTCTTCGTAGAGCATTTGTTAGTTCCAAGAATCCCATTAAAATATGGAAACTTAGAGCTAGGGATTATTTTGTAATTAATATTGATTCCAAAAATTAGCAGCTTGCGGCGAAGTAGTAGTTTAGTAATAAAGTAATTCGAAAGATATATATGCGTATTTTTAATATCCATAGCGATATGAGATCTTGACTCCCGTGATCGGTAGGtaatatttattggtttgaATACAGTAATCACACtatgatcatatatatatatatatatatatatatgttttgtgtgtgtgtgtttttattattgTAATAACAACATATAACAAGCAGATAATGACGGAAATAAAGTTTGGTAAACTTGATGACTTTGGTCTGACACAAGTTAGctagataaatatatatagagcaTTATTGAAATCTTTTAGAAGGCAACAATTCCAAAAGTTCGATTATCTAACAAAGAATAGAATTTTAATTACATTGGTAAACATACGTCGTGAAtgttacaagaatttttttaaccatgaaactataaaaatttaacaataaaattagtaatttagttacatgatttaataaaaatgtcaaaaatcgattattaaaatatagttACACAATCATAATTGATTCAATAAAACATACATAACTAAAAATGTCACACTTCAATACATACACAACTAAAATCGACATTTTACCTAGAATTTAAATATCCTATGACAGGTTTCCAATCACCGGCTgcggtatttaaaaaaaaaaaaaaaaaactgcaaCTTAATGTTTTACCCTAGACTAGCTAGAATCTAAGGGCACGAAGTCACGGACCTATTTACAACAGGAGATTCACAAATTTATATGGGAAGGAATTTTTTAATAAGAGAAAGAGTATGTCtatcggtctcacgaatctttatctgtgagacgggtcaaccctaccgatatttacaataaaaaataatattcttaacataaaaagtaatattttttcatggatgacccaaataagagatccgtctcacaaagtacgacccgtgagacagtctcacacaagtttttgcctaaaaaaaaaaatggaattgCGACCTctctctcattttttttttctggaaaTCATTCTTGTCTCTCttattgagagaaaaatctagCCGTCTCCTATTAACAATAAACGAGCCTGCTCACTTTCGTAAATAAgtcattaaagaaaatggacCTAAAAGAACAAAATGACCCAAGTCCAATAGCTATTTAGAGGGGAATAAAAGCCcatgaataattattatttttcaacaatataaataatcacttttaattacaattttttttatagtattTTTGCTAATTAGTGAGTTAAGTGTCATCATCAACTTAATTAATTTCTACAAAATTACGTGTAGACTTTCACAATAATTAAACTAGTCTTGAGCAAGAAATAGGTTGCTGTCATACTACACATGCATACTGACGTTATCTACATGGGCTGATCTCCGGGAACTCATGAATTAAAGGGACAAAGTATAAgtataattattttctaaaaattaaatatttaattatttaaataatgatcACCTTACACTCTCTAAAtaagtaatataattaataatggtTGGTGTGGCCTTAGATCTATCTGAAAGAAGGCAACCAGATCCAGACGTAATAAAGCCAGCCAAACAGTATAATAGATACTTATTTATAAAAACTGATACTTATGATCATTAAATAATCCTACCTACTTAATGATTACATTAAATTCGGAAAACGACCTTATTTGCTGGACTGTTTTTATGGGGTATCTACTAATATACGTTGGAACTTCGCGTTCCAGTTGGTTCATTTCTGAACGTGATGATGTGTGTTAGATGTTCATCATCGACTTAATAAAGATCTCGATAGTTATACGTATAAACTTGAACAATCTTCTCGTTTTGAATTAGTTTTTTGAAGTAGAGTTAGACTCGGTTCTATATACTTTTAACTCCCGCCCCATGGGTGTTGATTGAACCATTTGACACATCATTGAACCATTCCAAAACCACCATGGTTTCAATTTTaatgataaatataataaaagttAAATCGGTtcccaaatataaatataccacATTTCGGGTACAAAGAAGTGTCCGGCGAGACAATCGTCAGCTCATCAATGAAAAATTGTATTCCaacttttcttatttttttaaatataaatgtctaaaaaaatacattaattaattaatataagttcATATCttccattttaatttttaatacagATCTAAAATAAAGTTGTATTTATGATCCAAATGGGCAGATTTGGGCAATAATTATTGTGGCCGGACAAGCTAATTAAATGAATcgatttaatttgattaatgtTCTTTCgtgaaagaaaataaataaatttggagAATGGTCAATTGGGAAGTGCTATCGTAGTCCAGACAGGAAAACTTTTATCGACTCTTCTTTTTTTTCGCTTGTCTCCCATACAGGTTACCAATTAGGACCAACAGAAACTTAATTAACtaaacaaataatattattacattGATATAAGAAGTCTCCATGCCTGCATTCCAGAAGAACTTACCGAACGtttcatatatatatgaataggTTTGAGCATGGAttatatattttcgaaaataacatttttGGTCCGCTGATTTATCTCGTGATGAATTTTTGGATGTACTTTTGGAAAGAATTATGTAACATAATGAGTATGGATTTGTTTGTGCGTATAAACAAACATTGcctacattttaaaaaaaataaaaaataatcaaaccttgaattcaatttttttttttttaaaaaaaataatcttggGTTCAGACCTACTTACTGTGGGAACTTGTCTAATTTGTACCAacatttgataatattttatgtaagaacattaattatttgattgaatGCTACTATTAATCTGAAAATGGGCAGGAAGTCTAGATAGAATTAATATTGCCGATCAAGTACATTTAGAGAAAGCGATTGGAAGGAAAATGTGGCCGCCTTGCGTACACTTGATCAATATAATActgcataaattaaattaaatttttagcaCGCTTCCTATATATAGTTCTCTATATCAAGTACGTACCTCAACCGACCATTTGACTCACTCTAAATATAATTCATTTTACCAATGTCACTTCTTTAATTCCTCCATTATTTTGCAATGGATCTTGATCCCTCAAACATCAAGAACTCCGATCAAAGAATTACGCGAGCCGATGTCCGATATTTTGCGAAAGATTTAGGACACGAAAAAGAATATAAATGCACCTTCTGCAAACGAGGATTTTCTAACGCTCAAGCATTAGGTGGGCACATGAATGTCCATAGAAAAGATCGAGCAAGACTCAAGGAATTTTCGTGCGAAAATTTGCTCTCTTTGGAGATCAACAGAACTACAGATCGTGGAGATAGTCCCCCTACGGAGTTTAATTCTTCGACTAGCCATAAATCAAGTTCTCCAAGTGAGTCAGATACAAAAGAGCACTCGCGTCTTCTTGAAAAAGATGACGACTCTCGTGTCGTGGAAGAAGATCGTCCTATACGTGATTTGCCTTTATTTTCTGAGGAGCCATCTGTGAGTGAAGTTGGCGAGAAACCTGGAGCTAAAAATTTTGGGAAGGGTCATGTCGAGGAAGAGTTAGGGTCGAGTCGAGCTGTGTCACGTGTCGAAGTGGACCTGGAACTCCGACTAGGGCCTGAGCCTGATCATGATGCATCAATAAAGAGATAGTTCAAATTTTGATCTTGGAATTATTTCAAGATATATATCTTGTTCGAGGTATTCAAATTTTAACGTTGAATGTAATATTGAATTCAAGTTTAGTTAAATGAAACCAAAGTAGCTTCAAGAATAAATGAGGATAGTTATCTTCATCATacgcaaaatattttaattcgaatttctaattaaattttcttattcTTAGATGTATATacgaaataatttttatatgtcTAAGCAAACAAATTATTTCCAAAttaatattattgattttattatcTAGAATATATTACTGATTTTGATTTCTTGATCAACGAGTGACTTCAATTCCCAGATATATTGACATTCGATGATCTTTGTTtaacaattaattcaataaaTGCAAAAAGAGCATCCAAAATAAAACAAGTAATTGTATTTTCTAGAAATTCGGATCGGGATATATGTTTTTACTATAACTTATTTCGACTTCAAGAATTTTAGAACTTGATACTTTTAAAACATACACACCAATTAGTTCTAAATTTTCataccaacaaaaaaaaaggtaggaagaagaaaaaaaacgtAACGGGTAAAAGAAATCATAAATTCACATTGTTTATTTGGATCGAGGGATTTGAAaccatatatttcatttaattttgattGCTTAAACTTGGGAGGATGGATTCGAAATCCAAGGAGTTCGATTatgcttttattatttaattacaattaaaaaaatagatcaaATCTTATATTTACAATTTACTTATTTACACAATACTAATACAAATTAGAatgtatttcaaataatatcattaatatgTAAACTGGAAATTCGTCATAATCAACACGAAATACTATCTAAACATTTAagagatggatttgaaatttatggtATTACTTCtctaaacaacaaaaatacatttgaattaATCGATCAATCCAAACACAATCCACATCATGAATTTATGTTGagtgaatttcaaatacatgcattcatgatatatttatttatatagatGTAATGATAATTTATATGGATTTGAAATGTAACTAAGATGAATATCATTTCAAAATCGATTTTGAAAATCAATTCCTAAATCAAAACTCTATCTCCAAATCAAATCATTCCATATTAGAACAACCTTACTATATTGTAACTAAGACTTCTAATTGGGAttttgttgaaagtttttctgtGCTATATCTATAAACAACTCAGACATGAATATTTGGTTTAAATCGAATTATTTATCAGATAATAGTTGTTAATAAGAATT
This genomic interval from Primulina huaijiensis isolate GDHJ02 unplaced genomic scaffold, ASM1229523v2 scaffold42385, whole genome shotgun sequence contains the following:
- the LOC140969586 gene encoding uncharacterized protein, producing MDLDPSNIKNSDQRITRADVRYFAKDLGHEKEYKCTFCKRGFSNAQALGGHMNVHRKDRARLKEFSCENLLSLEINRTTDRGDSPPTEFNSSTSHKSSSPSESDTKEHSRLLEKDDDSRVVEEDRPIRDLPLFSEEPSVSEVGEKPGAKNFGKGHVEEELGSSRAVSRVEVDLELRLGPEPDHDASIKR